Proteins encoded by one window of Ramlibacter tataouinensis:
- a CDS encoding polysaccharide deacetylase family protein: MHPRDRIEYSSPFHRPPLRIADGTRLIIWPVVNVEEWEIERPMPRHASPPPGGVTGAVPDMPNWTWHEYGMRVGFWRLLEAFDKRGIRPTMSINAKVCETSPRVAEAARDAGWEFMAHCYVQMPIHKIEDQPAMIGQSLDTLERFLGHRPRGWLGPGRTQTLDTLEHVAASGLDWFGDWILDDQPLWVKTATRPLVSIPYTVEINDITVMVSGQHESDALLRRARDAFERLYAEGEESVRIMAFGVHPYVTGAAHRIRYFEEMLDLFAGREGVQFWNGDQIHGWFVEQRPHPDRQPA, from the coding sequence ATGCATCCCCGCGATCGAATCGAATACTCGTCTCCCTTCCATCGGCCGCCCCTGCGAATCGCCGATGGCACCCGCCTGATCATCTGGCCCGTCGTGAACGTCGAGGAGTGGGAGATCGAGCGGCCGATGCCGCGGCACGCATCGCCGCCGCCCGGCGGGGTGACCGGCGCCGTGCCCGACATGCCCAACTGGACCTGGCACGAGTACGGCATGCGCGTGGGCTTCTGGCGCCTGCTCGAGGCCTTCGACAAACGCGGCATCCGCCCGACCATGTCCATCAACGCCAAGGTGTGCGAGACCAGCCCGCGCGTGGCCGAGGCCGCACGCGACGCAGGCTGGGAGTTCATGGCGCACTGCTACGTGCAGATGCCGATCCACAAGATCGAGGACCAGCCGGCCATGATCGGCCAGTCCCTCGACACGCTGGAGCGCTTCCTGGGCCATCGCCCGCGCGGCTGGCTGGGCCCGGGGCGGACCCAGACGCTCGACACGCTCGAGCATGTGGCCGCGAGCGGCCTGGACTGGTTCGGCGACTGGATCCTCGACGACCAGCCGCTGTGGGTGAAGACGGCGACCCGGCCGCTCGTCTCCATTCCGTACACGGTCGAGATCAACGACATCACCGTCATGGTGAGCGGCCAGCACGAGTCGGACGCCTTGCTGCGCCGCGCCCGCGATGCCTTTGAGCGGCTCTACGCGGAAGGCGAGGAGTCGGTCCGCATCATGGCCTTCGGCGTTCATCCGTACGTTACGGGCGCCGCGCACCGGATCCGGTATTTCGAGGAGATGCTGGACCTGTTCGCGGGCCGCGAAGGCGTCCAGTTCTGGAACGGCGACCAGATCCATGGCTGGTTCGTCGAGCAGCGACCCCACCCGGACCGCCAGCCGGCCTGA
- a CDS encoding LysR family transcriptional regulator, whose product MDIKELRSFCMVAKLGTFSKASAALNLGQPAVTKHVQRLESELGRSLFERNMRPLRLTAAGSNLLRMAEPLVEGLDTLSQHSPLAATTPVAVGVPHGFIGSILPEAVLGLRSAFPMARARILTGTKEELYEMVQAGLLDFAVAPDPGPSRSLDFTPLFPSERVLIAPRDHPLAKQAPASLEEIARYPLILPRHQTQTRALLESEFRRLRIPYDIVVELDSIELLERYVELGVGLAIGLRGARRAESWIRLSVVGLDHLLPSDMTGLIRRRSSPLSEPAMALIAKLQDLTKPVAAARRARSRA is encoded by the coding sequence TTGGATATCAAGGAACTCAGGAGCTTCTGCATGGTGGCCAAGCTCGGGACCTTTTCGAAGGCCTCCGCAGCGCTGAATCTGGGCCAGCCCGCCGTCACCAAGCACGTCCAGCGCCTGGAGTCGGAACTCGGCCGCTCCCTGTTCGAGCGCAACATGCGCCCCCTGAGGCTCACCGCCGCGGGAAGCAACCTGCTTCGCATGGCCGAGCCTTTGGTGGAAGGCCTCGACACGCTCAGCCAACACTCGCCGCTCGCGGCGACCACCCCTGTTGCGGTCGGGGTTCCGCATGGGTTCATCGGCTCCATCCTGCCCGAGGCCGTCCTCGGGTTGCGCAGCGCCTTCCCGATGGCCCGGGCGCGCATCCTCACCGGCACCAAGGAGGAGCTCTATGAAATGGTGCAGGCAGGGCTCCTGGACTTCGCCGTGGCACCCGATCCGGGGCCATCGCGCAGCCTGGACTTCACCCCGCTGTTTCCGTCCGAACGGGTCCTGATCGCGCCACGCGACCATCCGCTGGCCAAGCAAGCGCCCGCATCGCTCGAGGAGATCGCGCGCTACCCACTGATCCTGCCGCGGCACCAGACGCAGACCCGCGCGCTGCTGGAGAGCGAATTTCGCCGCCTCAGGATCCCCTACGACATCGTGGTCGAGCTGGACAGCATCGAACTGCTCGAGCGCTACGTGGAGCTGGGCGTCGGGCTGGCGATCGGGCTGAGGGGGGCCCGGCGTGCGGAATCGTGGATCCGCCTGTCCGTCGTCGGCCTGGACCACCTGCTGCCCTCCGACATGACCGGCCTGATCCGCCGGCGGTCCTCGCCGCTGTCCGAACCGGCGATGGCACTGATCGCCAAGCTGCAAGACCTGACCAAGCCGGTGGCGGCTGCACGGCGGGCCCGCTCGCGCGCCTAG
- the rraA gene encoding ribonuclease E activity regulator RraA, with the protein MSFKTADLCDACPEAQVCELPFAGFGRRRTFAGAVRTVRCVNGIGVLRDLVNQPGHGQVLVVDGAALAWHALFGDVMAGLAVRNGWAGVVVNGWIRDSAEIDAMDLGVKALGTVPRRAGLGSGGEVDVPVHFGGITFTPGARLVADADGVIVLPAGQTESTIAVADVVAATAAYAAGNAAR; encoded by the coding sequence ATGAGCTTCAAGACCGCCGATCTTTGCGACGCTTGCCCTGAGGCGCAGGTGTGCGAGCTGCCCTTCGCGGGTTTCGGCCGCCGGCGCACCTTTGCCGGCGCCGTCCGCACCGTGCGCTGCGTGAACGGCATCGGCGTGCTGCGCGACCTGGTCAACCAGCCCGGCCACGGGCAGGTGCTGGTCGTCGATGGCGCAGCCCTGGCCTGGCATGCGCTGTTCGGCGACGTCATGGCCGGCCTGGCAGTGCGCAACGGCTGGGCCGGGGTGGTGGTGAACGGCTGGATCCGGGACAGCGCCGAGATCGACGCGATGGACCTCGGGGTCAAGGCGCTCGGCACGGTGCCGCGCCGGGCGGGCCTTGGCAGCGGCGGCGAGGTCGACGTGCCGGTGCACTTCGGCGGCATCACTTTCACGCCCGGTGCCCGCCTGGTCGCCGACGCCGACGGCGTGATCGTGCTGCCGGCGGGCCAGACGGAATCGACCATCGCCGTGGCCGACGTCGTTGCGGCGACGGCTGCGTACGCGGCCGGCAACGCTGCCCGCTAG
- a CDS encoding ABC transporter ATP-binding protein: MKVTDDRAVVADPPAIDLQAVTKSFVFKGQRVDALAPTTLQLEAGSFVSIVGPSGCGKTTLMQMCGGFSQPTSGTLAIHGKRLTGPLTDLGIVFQKDVLFDWKTVLENVLLQARIRGLPLAQMTDRARELLASVGLAGFENSYPWQLSGGMRQRVALCRAMVHDANLLMFDEPFGALDSLTRDQMLLDLQKIWNSTRKKTALFITHDISEAVFLSDRVLVMSPRPGRVAQDIRIELPRPRTLELRETPEFLHYQRWIRDVFRELKVI, from the coding sequence ATGAAAGTGACAGACGACCGGGCCGTGGTCGCCGACCCCCCGGCCATCGACCTGCAAGCGGTCACCAAGAGTTTCGTCTTCAAGGGCCAGCGGGTCGACGCGCTGGCACCGACCACCTTGCAGCTCGAAGCGGGCAGCTTCGTTTCCATCGTCGGCCCCAGCGGCTGCGGCAAGACCACGCTGATGCAGATGTGCGGCGGGTTTTCCCAGCCGACCAGCGGGACGCTCGCCATCCACGGCAAGCGCCTGACCGGCCCGCTGACCGACCTGGGCATCGTGTTCCAGAAGGACGTCCTGTTCGACTGGAAGACCGTGCTGGAGAACGTGCTGCTGCAGGCCCGCATCCGGGGCCTTCCACTGGCCCAGATGACCGATCGCGCGCGCGAGCTGCTCGCGAGTGTCGGCCTCGCCGGCTTCGAGAATTCCTACCCCTGGCAGCTGTCCGGCGGCATGCGCCAGCGCGTGGCCTTGTGCCGCGCGATGGTGCACGACGCCAACCTGCTGATGTTCGACGAACCCTTCGGTGCGCTGGACTCGCTGACCCGGGACCAGATGCTGCTGGACCTGCAGAAGATCTGGAACAGCACGCGAAAGAAGACCGCCTTGTTCATCACGCACGACATCTCGGAGGCGGTGTTCCTGTCGGACCGCGTGCTCGTCATGTCGCCCCGGCCGGGGCGGGTGGCGCAGGACATCCGCATCGAGCTGCCGCGGCCGCGGACGCTGGAGCTGCGCGAGACCCCGGAGTTCCTGCACTACCAGCGCTGGATCCGCGACGTGTTCCGTGAACTGAAGGTGATCTGA
- a CDS encoding cupin domain-containing protein: MGSHMEIEKCTGRAVNKDWDWNAFTTESNNPELVRGQMRFVGSGGSSKVSDPNTLPTRSFTVSLVHTPVGRYAPAHSHECVEHFMVLEGYMTVGWVYGDEVIEARLGPGDLVLNKIGRPHGFRNDGPDPALMTITVGSGKPLPPAYTFDPEGKDPAQARAFGAAPGKTVRLDEHSSDPRHQEFARNIMRARNLAFVRSDEGWLKADYVGGDGIKPGGYTVEMVKVPAGAASSANAIGAEDVFFVLEGALRVFWDGADGAQATSLGIRELVFNPPGQRKRFENASAGDVTFLRYVGTAD; encoded by the coding sequence ATGGGATCGCATATGGAAATCGAGAAGTGCACCGGCCGCGCGGTGAACAAGGACTGGGACTGGAATGCGTTCACCACCGAGTCGAACAACCCCGAGCTGGTGCGGGGCCAGATGCGGTTCGTCGGCAGCGGCGGTTCGTCGAAGGTGAGCGATCCCAACACGCTGCCCACGCGATCGTTCACCGTGAGCCTGGTGCACACGCCGGTCGGGCGCTACGCGCCGGCCCATTCCCACGAGTGCGTCGAGCACTTCATGGTGCTGGAGGGCTACATGACCGTGGGCTGGGTGTACGGCGACGAGGTCATCGAAGCCAGGCTCGGCCCGGGCGACCTCGTGCTGAACAAGATCGGACGCCCGCACGGATTCCGCAATGACGGGCCCGATCCCGCGCTGATGACGATCACGGTCGGCAGCGGCAAACCCCTTCCGCCGGCCTACACGTTCGACCCCGAAGGCAAGGATCCGGCGCAGGCGCGTGCCTTCGGCGCGGCGCCGGGCAAGACGGTCCGGCTGGACGAGCACTCCAGCGACCCGCGGCACCAGGAGTTCGCGCGCAACATCATGCGCGCGCGCAACCTGGCGTTCGTCCGCTCCGACGAAGGCTGGCTGAAGGCCGACTACGTGGGCGGCGACGGCATCAAGCCGGGCGGCTATACCGTGGAGATGGTGAAGGTGCCGGCGGGCGCTGCCTCGTCGGCGAACGCGATCGGTGCCGAAGACGTGTTCTTCGTGCTGGAAGGCGCGCTGCGGGTGTTCTGGGACGGTGCCGATGGCGCCCAGGCCACTTCGCTCGGGATCAGGGAGCTCGTGTTCAATCCGCCGGGACAGCGCAAGCGTTTCGAGAATGCGTCGGCCGGCGACGTGACCTTCCTGCGCTACGTCGGAACCGCTGACTGA
- a CDS encoding xanthine dehydrogenase family protein molybdopterin-binding subunit codes for MNSDLIGRSVKRVEDPRFVTGTGRYTDDVKIPGCLHAVFVRSPYAHARVRGVDKSAALALEGVHAVLGPEDLPQFDAHVPELMEPGSLANPYCDFNRTPPHAVLGREVKFVGQPVAVVVASDAYIAADAAAEVLVDYEELEPIADMMKAFAAPDGAVHEGYRNVVAHLQHAFGAVDEAFARAEVVVEDRLVMQSLKSMSIECRAVVSQFDANTGEIQMWSTTQLPYSVRRAVADVLDMEPSAVRVISRDVGGGFGHKAPCYAEDLVVPVLAWHLRKPVRWAETRSEYMLACNQSGEQIHEVRLAAGADGTIRGIDIKVYKDVGAFNHFEMVCPTNTINHLLIHYKVPALRAEAWSISTHKTPSSPYRGAGRLEATFTMDRMIDLLAGRLGLSPLEVRRRNLIQPDEMPYESGLIYRDGVPVRYDVGDYPAMLEAAVRMSDYDGFEQRRAQAAQAGKLRGMAISSYVEAGGIGPCEGATVSISEKGLVHVSIGVNSQGQSHETTFAQVCAATLEVPFEMVKVSGGDTSLIREGFGTGASRVGVNTSNAVHLACLSLIDKLRKLGAALFHCAADEVSVSGGCIAAGAGRDRKEVSFVELAHLSGRSALMKDLGGPNLTATEYFYPRTVTWSGGFHIAEVELDPETADVQIVKYSITHDCGTPLNAMVVDGQIHGGFAQGLGAALGEEMVYDENGQVLSGSLMDYYMPRAEDVPNLDIEHFVFPTVENPLGVRAIGESGPISPPAVLPAAIENAIGGDCRISRIPVRRSDIVEMLARRNDNKARNGQAN; via the coding sequence ATGAATTCCGATTTGATTGGACGCAGCGTCAAGCGGGTCGAGGATCCCCGGTTCGTCACCGGGACGGGCCGGTACACGGACGACGTGAAGATCCCCGGCTGCCTGCATGCGGTGTTCGTGCGCAGCCCGTACGCGCACGCCCGCGTGCGGGGCGTCGACAAGTCGGCCGCGCTGGCACTCGAGGGGGTGCATGCCGTGCTGGGCCCGGAGGACCTGCCGCAGTTCGATGCGCATGTTCCCGAACTCATGGAGCCGGGTTCGCTCGCCAACCCCTACTGCGACTTCAACCGGACGCCGCCCCACGCCGTCCTCGGCCGGGAGGTCAAGTTCGTCGGGCAGCCGGTGGCCGTGGTGGTGGCAAGCGATGCCTACATCGCCGCCGATGCGGCGGCCGAAGTGCTGGTGGACTACGAGGAGCTCGAGCCCATCGCCGACATGATGAAGGCCTTCGCCGCGCCGGACGGGGCGGTGCACGAGGGCTACCGCAACGTGGTCGCCCATCTGCAACACGCGTTCGGCGCCGTCGACGAGGCGTTCGCCCGCGCCGAGGTCGTGGTCGAGGACAGGCTGGTGATGCAGAGCCTCAAGTCGATGTCGATCGAGTGCCGCGCCGTCGTCAGCCAGTTCGACGCGAACACCGGCGAGATCCAGATGTGGTCGACGACCCAGCTGCCCTACAGCGTGCGCAGGGCCGTGGCCGACGTGCTGGACATGGAGCCCAGCGCCGTCCGCGTGATCTCCCGCGATGTCGGCGGCGGCTTCGGCCACAAGGCGCCCTGCTATGCCGAGGACCTGGTCGTTCCCGTGCTGGCCTGGCACCTGCGCAAGCCCGTGCGGTGGGCCGAGACGCGCAGCGAGTACATGCTCGCCTGCAACCAGTCGGGCGAGCAGATCCACGAGGTGCGCCTGGCTGCGGGCGCGGATGGAACCATCCGGGGCATCGACATCAAGGTCTACAAGGACGTGGGTGCCTTCAACCATTTCGAGATGGTGTGCCCCACCAACACGATCAACCACCTGCTGATCCACTACAAGGTGCCGGCCTTGCGCGCCGAAGCCTGGTCGATCTCCACCCACAAGACGCCGTCCAGCCCCTACCGCGGGGCGGGCCGGCTCGAGGCGACGTTCACGATGGACCGGATGATCGATCTGCTGGCCGGCCGCCTCGGCCTTTCGCCGCTCGAGGTCCGGCGCCGGAACCTGATCCAGCCCGACGAGATGCCCTACGAGAGCGGGCTGATCTACCGCGACGGCGTGCCCGTGCGCTACGACGTCGGCGACTACCCCGCCATGCTGGAGGCGGCAGTCCGGATGTCGGACTACGACGGCTTCGAGCAGCGCCGCGCGCAAGCGGCCCAGGCCGGCAAGCTGCGCGGCATGGCGATCTCCAGCTATGTCGAGGCCGGCGGCATCGGCCCCTGCGAAGGCGCCACGGTCTCGATCAGCGAGAAGGGCCTGGTCCACGTCTCGATCGGCGTGAACTCGCAGGGCCAGAGCCACGAGACGACCTTCGCGCAGGTGTGTGCCGCGACGCTGGAAGTCCCGTTCGAGATGGTGAAGGTCTCGGGCGGCGACACCAGCCTGATCCGCGAGGGCTTCGGCACTGGCGCGAGCCGGGTCGGGGTGAACACCAGCAACGCGGTGCACCTGGCGTGCCTGAGCCTGATCGACAAGCTCAGGAAGCTGGGCGCCGCCTTGTTCCACTGTGCGGCCGACGAAGTCAGCGTGTCGGGTGGCTGCATTGCAGCCGGCGCAGGCCGGGACCGAAAGGAGGTGTCGTTCGTCGAACTGGCGCACCTGTCCGGCCGCAGCGCGCTCATGAAGGACCTCGGTGGTCCCAACCTGACGGCGACCGAGTACTTCTATCCGCGCACGGTCACCTGGTCGGGCGGATTCCACATCGCCGAGGTCGAACTCGACCCCGAAACCGCCGACGTGCAGATCGTGAAGTACTCGATCACGCACGATTGCGGCACCCCCCTGAACGCGATGGTCGTCGACGGACAGATCCACGGCGGGTTCGCGCAAGGCCTGGGGGCTGCGCTCGGCGAAGAGATGGTCTACGACGAGAACGGCCAGGTGCTGTCCGGCTCCCTGATGGACTACTACATGCCGCGGGCCGAGGACGTGCCCAACCTGGACATCGAGCACTTCGTGTTTCCGACCGTCGAGAACCCGCTGGGGGTGCGCGCCATCGGCGAAAGCGGGCCGATCTCGCCGCCCGCCGTCCTGCCCGCCGCCATCGAGAACGCGATCGGGGGCGACTGCCGGATCTCGCGCATTCCCGTGCGCCGGTCCGACATCGTGGAGATGCTGGCACGCAGGAACGACAACAAGGCCAGGAATGGGCAGGCGAACTGA
- a CDS encoding amidase gives MSRRHSTCPTPAITVDLTDLSLSAAAELLRERQLSPVDYVQACLQRIERYDPNLNAFISVDREGAMRGARLAEREIADGHWRGPLHGVPVALKDIFDVAGQRTSNHSRVRMDHVAGADAFVVGKLRQAGAILVGKTALHEFATGGPSFDLPWPPARNPWKCSHHPGGSSSGSGAAVAAGLVPVALGTDTGGSVRHPATVCGVTGMKPTYGTVSRAGVFPLAFSLDHVGPLTRTVRDNALVLQALFGKDPADPSSVEHPAPDMEASLALGMRGLRIGVIEGFGAGAAPEILGAFEQACRVVEQMGAQLVPIRLSPLDTYVGCGRLILQAEGFAVHEHWLRTRPGDYGMRGRTRLLPGAFLGASDYIRAQQLRTLLVREFQAAMAGVDAALCVSSLELPCRIDDEAEVDRTYDRQARTPFNLTGTPAISVPMGFSQGGLPIGLQVVGNAFDEAMVFRVAHAYEAATDWHRRRPDLEALGARP, from the coding sequence TTGAGTCGACGCCATTCCACCTGCCCGACACCCGCCATCACCGTGGATCTGACGGATCTTTCCCTGAGCGCCGCCGCCGAACTCCTGCGCGAGCGCCAGCTGTCGCCCGTCGACTATGTCCAGGCGTGCTTGCAGCGCATCGAGCGATACGACCCGAACCTCAACGCCTTCATCAGCGTCGACCGTGAAGGCGCGATGCGCGGCGCACGCCTGGCGGAGCGCGAGATCGCCGATGGCCATTGGCGCGGCCCGCTCCATGGCGTGCCGGTGGCGCTCAAGGACATCTTCGACGTCGCAGGCCAGCGCACCTCCAACCATTCCAGGGTGCGCATGGACCACGTGGCCGGCGCCGACGCCTTCGTGGTCGGCAAGCTGCGCCAGGCCGGCGCCATCCTGGTCGGCAAGACGGCCCTGCACGAATTCGCCACCGGCGGGCCGTCATTCGACCTGCCATGGCCGCCCGCGCGCAATCCGTGGAAGTGCAGCCACCACCCCGGCGGCTCCTCGAGCGGATCGGGCGCGGCGGTCGCGGCGGGACTGGTGCCGGTGGCCCTGGGAACCGACACCGGAGGGTCGGTCCGCCATCCCGCCACCGTGTGCGGAGTGACCGGCATGAAGCCCACGTACGGCACCGTCAGCCGGGCCGGGGTGTTCCCGCTGGCCTTCTCGCTGGACCATGTCGGCCCCCTCACCCGCACCGTCCGCGACAACGCGCTCGTCCTGCAGGCGCTGTTCGGCAAGGATCCCGCCGACCCCTCCAGCGTCGAGCACCCCGCCCCCGACATGGAAGCCTCGCTCGCACTCGGCATGCGGGGACTGCGGATCGGGGTCATCGAGGGGTTCGGCGCAGGTGCTGCGCCGGAGATCCTGGGCGCGTTCGAGCAGGCCTGCCGCGTCGTGGAGCAGATGGGCGCCCAGCTCGTGCCCATCCGCCTGTCCCCGCTCGACACCTACGTCGGCTGCGGCCGGCTCATCCTGCAGGCCGAAGGCTTCGCCGTGCACGAGCACTGGTTGCGGACGCGCCCGGGCGACTACGGCATGCGCGGCCGCACCCGGCTGCTTCCGGGTGCCTTCCTGGGTGCGAGCGACTACATCCGGGCCCAGCAACTGCGCACCCTGCTCGTTCGGGAATTCCAGGCGGCGATGGCCGGCGTCGATGCGGCCTTGTGCGTCTCCAGCCTCGAGCTGCCTTGCCGGATCGACGACGAGGCCGAGGTGGACCGGACCTACGACCGGCAGGCCCGCACGCCATTCAACCTGACCGGGACCCCGGCCATTTCGGTTCCCATGGGGTTCTCGCAAGGCGGCCTGCCGATCGGCCTGCAGGTGGTGGGCAACGCCTTCGACGAGGCGATGGTGTTCCGCGTGGCCCACGCCTACGAGGCGGCCACCGACTGGCACCGCCGCCGCCCCGACCTGGAGGCTCTCGGCGCCAGGCCGTGA
- a CDS encoding ABC transporter substrate-binding protein, protein MNRLAVVALGLGLLGPAAMAQEKISLRLDWAAGGWQAPILLAHAKGLYKSAGLNVEINEGKGSLNTLQLVGRGNDQIGHVDGSSVLRGAANGVPVTAVAVLYRKNLMSIAVREDAKVNSPQELAGKSLTTTAGDAQSAMLPAYLAHYKLDGGKVKVNAVDGGAKYRMVIAGNADGVATFGGLGVPLMQGMKGGAEVRYKSFDFADAGINLPGFCLIVNNSFLEKNGEQVRKFVLATAEAWKSLQANPEQAVDEIVQGNELLRARRSEFVETVRNLNAYVHTARSNGKPFGWMAPEDWRDAEQTATRVLDLKFTGKPYYTNRFVE, encoded by the coding sequence ATGAATCGTTTGGCAGTTGTCGCGCTGGGTCTGGGCCTTCTGGGCCCGGCCGCCATGGCGCAGGAAAAGATCAGCCTTCGCCTGGACTGGGCGGCCGGTGGCTGGCAAGCGCCGATCCTGCTGGCGCACGCCAAGGGCCTGTACAAGAGCGCCGGTCTCAACGTCGAGATCAACGAGGGCAAGGGTTCGTTGAACACGCTGCAGCTGGTGGGGCGGGGCAATGACCAGATCGGCCACGTCGACGGCTCCTCGGTCCTGCGCGGCGCTGCCAATGGCGTGCCGGTGACTGCCGTGGCGGTCCTGTACCGGAAGAACCTGATGAGCATCGCGGTCCGCGAGGACGCGAAGGTGAACAGCCCGCAGGAGCTCGCCGGCAAGTCGCTCACCACGACGGCGGGGGATGCGCAGTCGGCCATGCTGCCGGCCTACCTGGCGCACTACAAGCTGGACGGCGGCAAGGTCAAGGTCAATGCGGTGGACGGCGGCGCCAAGTACCGCATGGTCATCGCCGGCAACGCCGACGGCGTCGCCACCTTCGGCGGGCTCGGCGTGCCGCTGATGCAAGGCATGAAGGGCGGTGCCGAAGTCCGCTACAAGTCCTTCGACTTCGCCGATGCGGGCATCAACCTGCCGGGCTTCTGCCTGATCGTCAACAACAGCTTCCTGGAGAAGAACGGCGAACAGGTCCGCAAGTTCGTCCTGGCGACGGCCGAGGCCTGGAAGAGCCTGCAGGCCAACCCCGAGCAGGCGGTCGACGAGATCGTCCAGGGCAACGAACTCCTGCGCGCCCGCCGCAGCGAGTTCGTCGAGACGGTCCGCAACCTGAATGCCTACGTCCACACGGCGCGTTCCAACGGAAAGCCGTTCGGCTGGATGGCGCCGGAAGACTGGCGCGATGCCGAACAGACGGCGACCCGCGTGCTGGACCTGAAGTTCACCGGCAAACCGTACTACACGAACCGCTTCGTCGAATAA
- a CDS encoding ABC transporter permease produces the protein MKRAHVISAVLAILVLVAWEVLSRSGSIPGYIMPSPSDILATLVDKRELLMQHTMVTTLEIAGSFVLSVVVGVVLAAILVQLPLVDAVLYPWLLTSQVLPKVAVAPLLIMWMGFGLMPIMLISVLVAFFPVLVNTMSGLRSVEREPMMLMNSMGASAWQRFVHLRLPVALPSVVSSMKIAMTLAAVGAVVGEFVGSNQGLGYLLLYANGALDAKLMFAALILLSALTMVLYGLVALSEKRLLSWHVSQRHA, from the coding sequence ATGAAGCGCGCGCATGTCATTTCGGCCGTCCTGGCGATCCTGGTCCTGGTGGCCTGGGAGGTCCTGTCGCGCAGCGGCAGCATCCCCGGCTACATCATGCCGTCGCCCAGCGACATCCTCGCGACCCTGGTGGACAAGCGCGAGCTGCTGATGCAGCACACGATGGTGACCACCCTCGAGATCGCCGGCTCCTTCGTGCTGTCCGTCGTGGTCGGCGTCGTGCTGGCGGCGATCCTGGTGCAACTGCCGCTGGTCGATGCCGTGCTGTACCCGTGGCTGCTCACCTCGCAGGTGCTGCCCAAGGTTGCGGTGGCGCCGCTGCTGATCATGTGGATGGGCTTCGGGCTGATGCCGATCATGCTGATCTCGGTGCTGGTGGCGTTCTTCCCGGTGCTCGTCAACACCATGAGCGGCCTGCGCTCCGTCGAGCGCGAGCCGATGATGCTGATGAACTCGATGGGCGCTTCGGCCTGGCAGCGCTTCGTGCACCTTCGCCTGCCGGTCGCACTGCCCTCCGTGGTGAGCTCCATGAAGATCGCCATGACCCTGGCGGCCGTCGGCGCCGTGGTCGGCGAGTTCGTGGGATCCAACCAGGGCCTGGGCTACCTGCTGCTCTACGCCAACGGCGCGCTGGATGCCAAGCTCATGTTCGCGGCACTGATCCTGCTGTCGGCGCTGACCATGGTTCTGTACGGCCTGGTCGCGCTCTCGGAAAAGCGGCTCCTCAGCTGGCACGTGTCGCAGCGGCACGCCTGA